One segment of Streptomyces sp. NBC_01463 DNA contains the following:
- a CDS encoding glyoxalase, with protein MNSIESLTLEVADTTAANRFYTAFGLSTQVLLRASDAPTTGFRGFSLSLTVSQPADVRGFVDAAVAAGATALKPVSKSFWGYGGVVQAPDGTIWKIATSTKKDTAPATGHIDQLVLLLGVSNMTATKRFYVDRGFTVAKSFGSKYVEFDTGDSPVKLALYGRRALAKDVGVPIDGTGSHRLAITCATDAFTDPDGFGWEAASLASTS; from the coding sequence ATGAACTCCATCGAATCCCTCACCCTCGAGGTGGCCGACACGACGGCCGCCAACCGCTTCTACACCGCCTTCGGCCTGAGCACCCAGGTACTCCTGCGCGCCTCGGACGCACCCACCACCGGATTCCGCGGCTTCTCGCTGTCCCTCACGGTGTCCCAGCCGGCCGACGTCCGCGGCTTCGTCGACGCCGCAGTGGCCGCCGGCGCCACAGCGCTGAAGCCCGTCTCGAAGTCCTTCTGGGGCTACGGCGGCGTCGTCCAGGCCCCGGACGGCACGATCTGGAAGATCGCGACGTCGACGAAGAAGGACACCGCCCCGGCCACCGGCCACATCGACCAGCTGGTGCTCCTGCTGGGAGTCTCGAACATGACCGCCACCAAGCGGTTCTACGTCGACCGCGGCTTCACGGTGGCGAAGAGCTTCGGCAGCAAGTACGTCGAGTTCGACACCGGGGACAGCCCCGTCAAGCTGGCCCTCTACGGCCGCCGCGCCCTCGCCAAGGACGTCGGCGTCCCCATCGACGGCACCGGCTCGCACCGCCTCGCGATCACCTGCGCCACCGACGCCTTCACGGACCCGGACGGCTTCGGCTGGGAGGCCGCGTCCCTGGCATCCACCTCCTGA
- a CDS encoding GNAT family N-acetyltransferase → MHIRIARPDELPSLVEHSGQPERNAGTAAYLTDLLAKKCTRPEWCLVAEDEAGRLTAATALWTLPGNDIPMALVLLETPWDEPGLATGLALLAEAAALADSLGATELEHVTDSPTQPPQYQAEPERRTELLRLAGFEHARDGRRFRRRTGAELTSHDDRLTWHSLPSLGREPFIALLAEAIPTSADAQLAARVARHGARRAAESLFADMEEFSHDPSWWELGYAPDGTPAALSLPARNPSIAVIGLVAVSPACRGNGYATAVVARGTRLLVEAGAEEIRGDCDAANTAMIMAFERAGYENFADRQEFTRRL, encoded by the coding sequence ATGCATATACGTATAGCGCGCCCAGACGAACTACCTTCCCTCGTCGAGCACTCCGGCCAGCCCGAGCGCAACGCCGGGACGGCCGCCTACCTCACCGACCTCCTGGCCAAGAAGTGCACCCGGCCAGAGTGGTGTCTGGTCGCGGAGGACGAAGCCGGTCGGCTCACCGCGGCCACCGCACTATGGACCCTTCCCGGGAACGACATCCCGATGGCCCTGGTGCTCCTTGAGACACCGTGGGACGAGCCCGGCCTGGCCACCGGCCTGGCACTGCTGGCGGAGGCCGCCGCCTTGGCCGACTCGCTCGGCGCCACGGAGCTGGAGCACGTCACGGACTCGCCGACGCAGCCGCCGCAGTACCAGGCGGAGCCGGAACGGCGCACCGAGCTTCTCCGTCTGGCGGGCTTCGAGCACGCCCGTGACGGTCGCCGCTTCCGCCGTCGCACCGGGGCTGAACTCACCTCGCATGATGACCGATTGACCTGGCATTCGCTGCCCAGTCTGGGCCGTGAGCCGTTCATCGCTCTCCTCGCCGAGGCGATTCCGACCAGTGCCGACGCCCAACTCGCCGCCAGGGTCGCCCGGCATGGCGCCCGGCGTGCCGCGGAGAGCCTCTTCGCGGACATGGAGGAGTTCTCCCACGATCCCTCCTGGTGGGAACTCGGCTACGCTCCGGACGGCACGCCGGCCGCTCTCAGCCTCCCCGCCCGAAACCCCTCGATCGCGGTGATCGGCCTGGTGGCTGTATCTCCCGCCTGCCGCGGCAACGGCTACGCGACGGCGGTGGTGGCCCGCGGCACGCGGCTGTTGGTCGAAGCGGGCGCAGAGGAGATCCGCGGCGACTGCGACGCGGCCAACACGGCGATGATCATGGCTTTCGAACGGGCGGGCTACGAGAACTTCGCCGACCGCCAGGAGTTCACCCGCCGGTTGTGA
- a CDS encoding TetR/AcrR family transcriptional regulator: MDTVTRTATGTAQPRTPRPRADALRNRERIVTAAREMFVEFGPDVPLDEVARRAGVGNATLYRNFPDRAALTHEVVLAVTSRTTDRAEEAATEESDPFVALSRFVHAAADERIGALCPMLSGGFDKDHPELLAERRRLEEAVEGLVGRAMSAGRLRTDIAVGDVLVVLSQLTRPLPGIACPNIDRFTHRHIQLFLDGLEAPARSVLPGTAATLEDLRRRS, encoded by the coding sequence GTGGACACCGTCACCCGTACCGCAACCGGCACCGCGCAGCCGCGTACGCCCCGGCCGAGGGCCGACGCGCTGCGCAACCGGGAGCGGATCGTGACGGCCGCGCGCGAGATGTTCGTCGAGTTCGGGCCCGATGTGCCGCTCGACGAGGTCGCCCGCCGCGCAGGTGTCGGCAACGCCACCCTCTACCGGAACTTCCCGGACCGGGCCGCCCTGACCCATGAGGTCGTCCTCGCGGTCACCTCCCGCACCACCGACCGCGCCGAGGAGGCCGCGACGGAGGAGTCCGACCCCTTCGTCGCGCTCAGCCGCTTCGTGCACGCGGCGGCCGACGAACGGATCGGGGCCCTGTGCCCCATGCTGTCCGGCGGCTTCGACAAGGACCATCCCGAACTGCTCGCCGAGCGCCGGCGCCTCGAAGAGGCCGTCGAAGGGCTCGTCGGGCGCGCCATGTCCGCGGGGCGCCTGCGTACCGACATCGCCGTCGGTGACGTACTGGTCGTCCTCTCCCAGCTCACCCGGCCGCTGCCCGGCATCGCCTGCCCGAACATCGACCGGTTCACCCATCGCCACATCCAGCTGTTCCTGGACGGACTGGAGGCCCCGGCCCGGTCCGTCCTGCCCGGAACGGCGGCGACCTTGGAGGATCTGCGGCGCCGGAGCTGA
- a CDS encoding response regulator transcription factor yields MTMTDVPPVRVLIADDQAMVRGSFRVLVDHTPGMTAVGEAANGAEAVELARRERPDVVLMDVRMPDLDGIGATRKICSDPALPGVRVLILTTFDLDEYVYAALRAGAAGFLLKDTPPTEVLTAIGVVAAGEALLAPSVTRRLIAEFARRPEPARPPSRTLDGITDRELEVLGLIARGLSNTEMAEHLHLSPATVKTHIGRLLAKLRARDRAQLVIVAYETGLVGDHRRGV; encoded by the coding sequence ATGACCATGACCGACGTGCCCCCGGTCCGGGTACTGATCGCCGACGACCAGGCGATGGTGCGCGGCAGCTTCCGGGTCCTCGTCGACCACACGCCCGGCATGACGGCCGTGGGCGAGGCCGCGAACGGGGCGGAGGCCGTCGAACTCGCCCGCCGTGAAAGGCCGGACGTCGTGCTGATGGACGTACGCATGCCTGACCTCGATGGCATCGGGGCGACCCGGAAGATCTGCTCGGACCCGGCCCTGCCGGGCGTCCGCGTCCTCATCCTCACCACCTTCGACCTGGACGAGTACGTCTACGCCGCCCTGCGCGCCGGAGCCGCGGGCTTTCTGCTCAAGGACACCCCGCCGACCGAGGTCCTCACCGCCATCGGAGTCGTCGCCGCGGGAGAGGCCCTGCTCGCCCCCTCGGTGACCCGTCGCCTGATCGCGGAGTTCGCCCGCCGTCCCGAGCCTGCGCGCCCACCCAGTCGCACGCTGGACGGGATCACCGACCGGGAGTTGGAGGTACTCGGTCTGATCGCACGGGGGTTGTCCAACACGGAGATGGCGGAGCACCTCCATCTGAGCCCGGCCACAGTCAAGACCCACATCGGGCGGCTGCTCGCCAAGCTGCGTGCGCGTGACCGCGCCCAGCTCGTGATCGTCGCCTACGAGACCGGGCTGGTGGGTGACCACCGGCGTGGGGTCTGA
- a CDS encoding acyl--CoA ligase — translation MLTGPGGPFAVVRAEDGPEAGQLVYADGPRTLREFVETTWAFGDQPFLVAEERSYTYGEFFAAASALACRLSEVHGLRPGDRAVIAMRNHPEWQIAFWAAQLAGLVAVPLNAWWTEDEFTYALDDSGPRVLLVDGERLPRVVGWARSAGARVVVFHGGDLRQPSGAEADGREPGAGVEWYEDLPEPDPYAAPPEVEIRPEDDATIIYTSGTTGRPKGAVATQLAQAGAARNPRFHAAASALARGVIPGQGPAPVTLLTFPFFHVAAFTGLYAAMSAGGALVLMRKWDADEALRLIREHRVTHYAGVPATALQLLTAAAGAGDGLESLQMLNTGGAAAPADLVGRLTARFGERIEPRNGYGLTETSGGVLANFGAEYRTHPGSVGRPTPSTEVRISGPAGEALPEGEVGELWLRGQALVRGYWRDEEATAQAFSGGWFRTGDLAVVRDGRVSVVDRIKDMVIRGGENVYCVEVESVLHDHPDVEDAAVLGVAHPVLGEEVAAVVRLRPGAGATAEELRQHVGRSLAAFKVPAHVLLSDRPLPRNATGKILKRELRGPVERELGAAGGG, via the coding sequence GTGCTGACCGGGCCCGGCGGTCCGTTCGCTGTCGTGCGGGCCGAGGACGGGCCGGAGGCGGGGCAGCTCGTGTACGCGGACGGGCCCCGGACCCTCCGGGAGTTCGTGGAGACCACCTGGGCGTTCGGGGACCAGCCGTTCCTGGTCGCGGAGGAGCGCAGCTACACGTACGGGGAGTTCTTCGCCGCCGCCTCCGCCCTCGCGTGCCGGCTGAGCGAGGTGCACGGGCTCCGCCCGGGCGACCGGGCCGTGATCGCGATGCGCAACCATCCCGAGTGGCAGATCGCGTTCTGGGCCGCCCAGCTGGCCGGGCTGGTCGCCGTCCCGCTCAACGCCTGGTGGACCGAGGACGAGTTCACGTACGCGCTCGACGACTCCGGGCCGCGGGTGCTCCTCGTAGACGGGGAACGGCTGCCGAGGGTCGTCGGCTGGGCCCGGAGCGCCGGGGCGCGGGTGGTCGTCTTCCATGGCGGGGACCTCCGGCAGCCCTCCGGCGCGGAGGCGGACGGCCGGGAGCCCGGTGCGGGCGTCGAGTGGTACGAGGATCTGCCCGAGCCCGATCCGTACGCCGCGCCGCCCGAGGTGGAGATCAGGCCCGAGGACGACGCGACGATCATCTACACCTCCGGCACCACCGGCCGGCCCAAGGGGGCCGTCGCCACGCAGCTCGCCCAGGCGGGCGCCGCGCGCAATCCGCGGTTCCACGCGGCGGCCTCCGCGCTGGCCCGGGGGGTCATTCCGGGGCAGGGGCCCGCTCCCGTCACCCTGCTGACGTTTCCGTTCTTCCACGTCGCCGCGTTCACCGGCCTCTATGCCGCGATGTCCGCGGGCGGCGCCCTGGTCCTGATGCGGAAGTGGGACGCGGACGAGGCGCTGCGGCTGATCCGGGAACACCGCGTCACCCACTACGCCGGGGTGCCGGCGACCGCGCTCCAGCTGCTCACCGCGGCCGCCGGCGCGGGGGACGGGCTGGAGAGCCTCCAGATGCTCAACACCGGCGGGGCGGCCGCACCGGCCGACCTGGTCGGCCGGCTGACCGCCCGGTTCGGGGAGCGGATCGAGCCGCGCAACGGCTACGGGCTGACCGAGACCAGTGGCGGCGTCCTGGCGAACTTCGGCGCCGAGTACCGGACCCATCCGGGCAGTGTCGGCCGCCCGACGCCGAGCACCGAGGTGCGGATCTCCGGTCCGGCGGGGGAGGCGCTGCCCGAGGGAGAGGTCGGGGAGCTGTGGCTGCGCGGCCAGGCGCTGGTCCGCGGCTACTGGCGGGACGAGGAGGCCACCGCGCAGGCGTTCAGCGGCGGCTGGTTCCGTACCGGAGACCTGGCGGTGGTCCGGGACGGGCGGGTCAGTGTCGTCGACCGGATCAAGGACATGGTCATCCGCGGCGGCGAGAACGTGTACTGCGTCGAGGTCGAGTCCGTGCTGCACGACCATCCGGACGTGGAGGACGCGGCCGTGCTGGGGGTGGCCCATCCGGTGCTCGGCGAGGAGGTCGCCGCGGTCGTCCGGCTCCGCCCCGGCGCCGGTGCCACGGCCGAGGAGCTGCGGCAGCACGTGGGGCGCAGCCTGGCCGCGTTCAAGGTGCCCGCCCATGTGCTGCTGTCCGACCGGCCGCTGCCCCGCAACGCCACCGGGAAGATCCTCAAGCGCGAGCTGCGCGGGCCGGTGGAGCGCGAGCTGGGAGCGGCCGGGGGCGGGTGA
- a CDS encoding erythromycin esterase family protein — protein MPTTTDRPTFAGWLKGHATPLMHLDPTAPLDDLEPLGDLLDSARVVGLGEHSHFIDEFAVMRQRVLRFLVERCGFTVLAFEYGFCEALPLDAWTRGSGTDDGLSALLANAVPIGLQDPLRFLRRHNRTVAEPVRFAGIDIPAAGGSLLPALTPVTDYLRHIDPETLPALQSVTTIAASFAGDSAAVAAPAWARLTTNEQDTLSALLARLLIRFRALKPLYLSRGDRHSYDTSLRCLEAACHGDYTFRAMAGLFAGDGLTADTSARDLYMAESLLWHLDRLKPTDRVVLMAHNAHLQRTPIAFDGHLTGLPMGQHLHHALGDAYFALGLTSITGHTADMRRDETAPFGFTVHDTPLEPPAPGSVESAFAEAGLGHAVAGLRQARAEQLNGPDRIRMQNIYQHTPVVDAFDGILSTPASTTTNLEKP, from the coding sequence GTGCCCACCACCACTGATCGGCCGACCTTTGCCGGCTGGCTCAAAGGCCATGCCACCCCACTCATGCACCTCGACCCGACAGCACCCCTGGACGACCTGGAACCGCTGGGCGACCTCCTGGACAGTGCCCGCGTGGTCGGCCTCGGTGAACACTCACACTTCATCGACGAGTTCGCCGTGATGCGCCAACGCGTCCTGCGGTTCCTCGTTGAACGCTGCGGCTTCACCGTCCTGGCCTTCGAGTACGGCTTCTGCGAAGCCCTACCCCTCGATGCCTGGACCCGCGGCTCGGGAACGGACGACGGCCTCTCCGCGCTCCTGGCGAACGCGGTCCCCATCGGGCTCCAGGATCCGCTGCGCTTTCTCCGCCGCCACAACCGCACCGTCGCAGAGCCGGTGCGGTTCGCAGGAATCGATATCCCGGCGGCTGGCGGATCGCTGCTTCCCGCCCTCACACCGGTCACCGACTACCTTCGCCACATCGATCCGGAGACCCTGCCGGCGCTCCAGAGCGTGACCACGATCGCCGCCTCCTTCGCCGGTGACTCCGCGGCAGTGGCCGCACCCGCATGGGCGCGTCTGACCACCAACGAACAGGACACCCTCAGCGCACTTCTTGCGCGACTGCTCATCCGGTTTCGCGCCCTGAAGCCGCTGTATCTCTCCCGCGGAGACCGGCACAGCTACGACACCTCCCTGCGCTGCCTGGAGGCCGCCTGCCACGGCGACTACACCTTCCGTGCGATGGCGGGCCTCTTCGCCGGAGACGGGCTCACCGCCGACACCTCTGCCCGCGACTTGTACATGGCGGAATCGCTTTTGTGGCACCTCGACCGGCTCAAGCCCACAGACCGCGTCGTACTGATGGCCCACAACGCCCACCTCCAGAGGACGCCTATCGCTTTCGACGGCCACCTCACGGGACTTCCCATGGGTCAGCACCTGCACCACGCCCTCGGTGACGCGTACTTCGCCCTTGGCCTGACCAGCATCACCGGCCACACCGCCGACATGCGTCGCGACGAGACAGCTCCCTTCGGATTCACCGTCCACGACACCCCGCTGGAGCCACCCGCGCCGGGAAGCGTCGAATCGGCCTTCGCCGAGGCCGGCCTTGGCCACGCCGTCGCCGGTCTTCGTCAGGCCCGGGCTGAGCAGCTCAACGGCCCCGACCGCATTCGGATGCAGAACATCTACCAGCACACCCCGGTCGTCGACGCGTTCGACGGCATCCTCAGCACACCCGCCTCCACTACCACCAACCTGGAGAAGCCATGA
- a CDS encoding CatB-related O-acetyltransferase translates to MPVPADPTVVHPMPGQPRVVQLRPLVKSPLIEVGEYSYYDDPDDATAFETRNVLYHYGPEKLVIGRFCALGTGVRFIMNGANHRMDGPSTFPFPTLGGSWSDHFDLLTGLPNRGDTVVGHDVWFGHGATVMPGVRIGNGAIIGAGSVVTKDVPDYGIVGGNPARLIRTRYDDRDIARLLALAWWNWPPEHISEHIRTLMSGSVDELQDAAPRLPHP, encoded by the coding sequence ATGCCCGTACCTGCTGACCCCACCGTCGTGCATCCGATGCCCGGCCAGCCACGGGTCGTCCAGCTCAGACCGCTGGTGAAGTCCCCGCTGATCGAGGTGGGGGAGTACTCCTACTACGACGACCCCGATGACGCGACCGCGTTCGAGACCCGCAACGTGCTGTACCACTACGGTCCGGAGAAGCTGGTCATCGGCAGGTTCTGCGCGCTGGGCACCGGGGTGCGGTTCATCATGAACGGCGCCAACCACCGCATGGACGGCCCCTCCACCTTCCCCTTCCCCACCCTCGGCGGCTCCTGGTCGGACCACTTCGATCTGCTCACCGGACTGCCGAACCGGGGCGACACCGTCGTCGGCCACGACGTCTGGTTCGGGCACGGCGCCACCGTGATGCCCGGGGTACGGATCGGCAACGGCGCGATCATCGGTGCCGGCTCGGTGGTCACCAAGGACGTGCCCGACTACGGGATCGTCGGAGGCAACCCGGCCCGCCTCATCCGCACCCGGTACGACGACCGGGACATCGCCCGGCTGCTCGCCCTGGCCTGGTGGAACTGGCCCCCGGAGCACATCAGCGAGCACATACGGACGCTGATGTCCGGCAGCGTCGACGAGCTGCAGGACGCGGCACCCCGCCTCCCGCACCCGTAG
- a CDS encoding helix-turn-helix domain-containing protein gives MPQPPEPTSPPPPSSSPAPTLIGSVQRALRLMEAAADHPQGATAKQLARRADLPLSTTYHLLRTLVHEHYLRRDQGLYVPGDAACTLTRTSARAAADLPHWLTEVARDLDAAAYYALYLDGEVRLTHAVDGPSHSGVEEWAPFGASAHAHAIGLCLLAQLDDAPRRDHLDRHPPLPLTRNTVTDRDLVLSRLARIRRADPVLETEEYALGTVCAAVPITIGAVPSAIAISLPLSEAHRLHATAQRLKARSERTLTSFSFTVNADPAPAPAPAPDSPA, from the coding sequence ATGCCCCAACCCCCCGAGCCCACCTCTCCGCCTCCCCCTTCCTCCTCCCCCGCCCCCACCCTGATCGGCTCCGTACAACGAGCCCTGCGCCTGATGGAAGCGGCGGCGGACCACCCGCAGGGCGCCACGGCGAAACAGCTGGCCCGCCGCGCCGATCTGCCGCTGAGCACGACGTACCACCTGCTGCGCACCCTGGTGCACGAGCACTATCTGCGCCGCGATCAGGGCCTGTACGTGCCGGGGGACGCCGCCTGCACACTCACCCGCACCAGCGCCCGGGCCGCCGCCGACCTCCCGCACTGGCTGACCGAGGTGGCGCGGGACCTGGACGCCGCGGCCTACTACGCGCTCTATCTGGACGGTGAGGTCCGGCTCACGCACGCCGTGGACGGCCCGTCGCACTCGGGCGTCGAGGAGTGGGCCCCCTTCGGCGCGTCCGCCCACGCGCACGCCATCGGCCTGTGCCTGCTGGCACAGCTCGACGACGCCCCCCGCCGGGACCACCTGGACCGCCATCCACCGCTGCCGCTGACCCGGAACACGGTGACGGACCGGGACCTCGTGCTCAGTCGGCTGGCCCGTATCCGGAGGGCGGATCCGGTGCTGGAGACGGAGGAGTACGCCCTGGGTACGGTCTGTGCCGCCGTGCCCATCACGATCGGCGCGGTGCCCTCGGCCATCGCGATCTCGCTCCCACTGAGCGAGGCGCACCGCCTGCACGCCACCGCGCAGCGGCTCAAGGCACGGAGCGAACGGACGCTGACGTCGTTCTCGTTCACGGTGAACGCAGACCCGGCCCCAGCCCCGGCCCCGGCCCCGGACTCACCGGCCTGA
- a CDS encoding M6 family metalloprotease domain-containing protein: protein MQQPRHRIRKHRRPVALGAATALVIAALASASSTLPLPSRASAGPMTTARSAGLAPCRISATMGVQMSEGMPTQPGYARSTGQVHALNLMIDFPDAPGKEPAMDRLAEFFPQTTDWFRTSSYGRLTYVPEAPVKTWLRMPLPFSEYGIERGSPYEPGYRHLVQDIVAAADPKVDFSAYDLVNILVTPNAGPSALDTVLSVTFSGNDDAPYADGVPLSNTSFVYSRQDDGSGSYAQTGYRVLPHENGHVFGLPDLYTMEGGGSVGHWDIMSEDWGANNDLLGWHKWKLGWLDNSQISCAAQSGTSDHVLEPLATHGGTKLAFVPLTAESGYAVEVRTQAGNDQEVCRPGVLIYKVSSDVDTGQGPVSVTDSTKDSSGCTRLPNVHAELSDAPFQPGQTYDDRANGISISVVDKDAKGNYRVRITRP from the coding sequence ATGCAGCAGCCCCGCCACCGGATACGCAAGCACCGTCGTCCGGTAGCCCTCGGCGCGGCAACAGCCCTGGTCATCGCAGCTCTGGCCTCGGCCAGCAGCACCCTCCCCCTGCCGAGCCGGGCCTCCGCAGGACCGATGACCACCGCCCGGTCGGCCGGTCTCGCCCCGTGCCGGATATCGGCGACCATGGGGGTGCAGATGTCGGAGGGCATGCCCACCCAGCCCGGCTACGCCCGTTCCACCGGTCAGGTCCACGCGCTGAACCTGATGATCGACTTCCCGGACGCGCCGGGGAAGGAACCGGCGATGGACCGGCTCGCGGAGTTCTTCCCGCAGACCACGGACTGGTTCCGCACCAGTTCCTACGGCCGGCTCACCTATGTGCCGGAGGCCCCGGTGAAGACGTGGCTGCGGATGCCGTTGCCGTTCTCGGAGTACGGGATCGAGCGCGGATCACCGTACGAACCCGGCTACCGCCACCTCGTCCAGGACATCGTCGCCGCCGCCGACCCGAAGGTGGACTTCAGCGCGTACGACCTGGTGAACATCCTGGTCACCCCGAACGCCGGCCCCTCGGCCCTGGACACCGTGCTGTCCGTGACGTTCTCGGGCAACGACGACGCCCCCTACGCGGACGGGGTGCCGCTCTCCAACACCTCGTTCGTCTACAGCCGCCAGGACGACGGCTCGGGCTCGTACGCCCAGACCGGCTACCGCGTCCTGCCGCACGAGAACGGCCACGTCTTCGGCCTCCCCGACCTCTACACGATGGAGGGCGGCGGCTCCGTCGGGCACTGGGACATCATGTCGGAGGACTGGGGCGCCAACAACGACCTGCTGGGCTGGCACAAGTGGAAGCTCGGCTGGCTCGACAACAGCCAGATCAGCTGCGCCGCGCAGTCCGGCACCAGCGACCACGTACTGGAACCGCTGGCCACCCACGGCGGCACCAAGCTGGCGTTCGTCCCGCTGACGGCGGAGTCCGGCTACGCGGTCGAGGTGCGGACCCAGGCCGGCAACGACCAGGAGGTCTGCCGGCCCGGCGTGCTGATCTACAAGGTGAGCTCGGACGTCGACACCGGCCAGGGGCCCGTGTCGGTCACGGACAGCACCAAGGACAGCAGCGGCTGCACCCGGCTGCCCAACGTGCACGCCGAGCTCTCCGACGCCCCGTTCCAGCCCGGCCAGACCTATGACGACCGGGCCAACGGCATCAGCATCTCGGTGGTCGACAAGGACGCCAAGGGGAACTACCGGGTACGGATCACCCGCCCCTGA
- a CDS encoding sensor histidine kinase encodes MKLKGQGHLYALDLGAALALTAVYVGFTGLTAEDGQPAYTGPVWLGWLIAATVGLPIAVRRRWPLAVLAAVLAALAAASLLDIPREPYVAAGLAAYLVGLAEPARRSVPALAVTLPVACGAVYLGEAVVTPAEDWRGAVGVAGLVLLVIGGAWGAGFTVRGRRAEAAREQRRRSERALDEERLRIARELHDIVSHNLSLIAVKAGVAGHVAEADPREARAALKVIEETSRSALAEMRRTLGVLRIEGAPLGPVPDLDGLGSLAAQAHRAGVDVDLTVHATEGLAEGTRLTIYRIVQEALTNAVRHAAPTRCQVTVEAGAREIRIDIADEGPPSARGQAAREPSRGHGLLGMRERAMMYGGSCEAGPRPEGGFAVSVRLPAEGNR; translated from the coding sequence ATGAAGCTCAAGGGGCAGGGCCATCTCTATGCCCTTGACCTCGGCGCGGCCCTGGCCCTGACTGCCGTGTACGTCGGCTTCACCGGGCTGACCGCCGAAGACGGGCAACCCGCCTACACGGGACCGGTCTGGCTCGGCTGGCTGATCGCCGCCACGGTCGGCCTGCCGATCGCTGTACGCCGCCGTTGGCCGCTCGCGGTCCTGGCGGCCGTGCTGGCCGCTCTGGCCGCGGCATCGCTCCTCGACATCCCCCGTGAGCCGTACGTCGCCGCCGGGCTCGCTGCCTACCTGGTCGGACTGGCCGAGCCGGCCCGCAGGTCCGTGCCCGCGCTCGCGGTCACGCTGCCGGTGGCGTGCGGAGCCGTGTACCTCGGCGAGGCGGTGGTGACTCCCGCCGAGGACTGGCGGGGTGCCGTCGGGGTGGCAGGGCTCGTGCTCCTGGTGATCGGCGGGGCCTGGGGCGCGGGGTTCACCGTGCGCGGCCGCCGGGCCGAGGCTGCCCGGGAACAGCGGCGTCGGTCGGAGCGTGCACTGGACGAGGAGCGTCTGCGGATCGCCCGTGAGCTGCACGACATCGTCTCGCACAACCTGAGCCTGATCGCCGTCAAGGCGGGCGTCGCCGGGCATGTGGCGGAGGCGGACCCGCGGGAGGCGCGGGCCGCCCTCAAGGTCATCGAGGAGACAAGCCGTTCCGCACTGGCCGAGATGCGGCGCACGCTCGGCGTGCTGCGTATCGAGGGCGCGCCTCTGGGACCCGTTCCGGATCTCGACGGCCTCGGCTCGCTCGCCGCGCAGGCACACCGGGCCGGGGTGGACGTCGACCTGACGGTGCACGCCACGGAGGGCCTGGCCGAGGGGACGCGGCTGACCATCTACCGGATCGTCCAGGAGGCCCTCACCAACGCGGTCCGGCACGCCGCCCCGACCCGCTGCCAGGTCACGGTCGAGGCGGGTGCGCGAGAGATCCGCATCGACATCGCGGACGAGGGGCCACCCTCTGCACGTGGGCAGGCCGCCCGCGAACCGTCTCGCGGGCATGGCCTCTTGGGTATGCGGGAGCGGGCGATGATGTACGGCGGCAGCTGCGAGGCGGGGCCCCGGCCGGAAGGCGGCTTCGCGGTGTCCGTCCGCCTGCCGGCCGAAGGGAACAGATGA